One part of the Rutidosis leptorrhynchoides isolate AG116_Rl617_1_P2 chromosome 1, CSIRO_AGI_Rlap_v1, whole genome shotgun sequence genome encodes these proteins:
- the LOC139843702 gene encoding protein ROOT HAIR DEFECTIVE 3-like, with amino-acid sequence MNSLLAICNDSSNNEVLLNLMQNYAEVLDREAGEDKAADCCSTHLIDGDGTFNAAGLENFMKEVKLSECGLSYAIVSIMGPQSSGKSTLLNHLFYTNFLEMDAFKGRSQTTKGIWMARCTGIEPFTVVMDLEGTDGRERGEDDTAFEKQSALFALAVSDIVLINMWCHDIGREHAANKPLLKTVFQVMTRLFSPRKTTLIFVIRDKTRTPLENLEPVLREDIQKIWDSVPKPEAHKQTPLSAFFNIEVVALSSYEEKEEQFKEQVANLRKRFQHSIAPGGLAGDRQGVVPASGFTFSAGQIWKVIKENRDLDLPAHKVMVATVRCEEIASEKYSAFAKNKDWCELEDTVKSQLVLDFGKKISSLLDTCFVGYDQEAAFFEEGVRNSKRKELEDKLLQLVEPAYQSTLQHIRSETLEKFIKAFEDALNKGQKFQVAAQDCMVSLMKSFDEQCKGVIIKQADWDSSKVRAKFSQDIESHIANVRNAKISDITTQYESKLQAALNGPVDALIDGAASDTWPAIRKLIQRETKTTVSEVSGALSGFEIDADAKKNILSGLENYAIDVVEGKAKEAAEKVLLRMKERFTTLFNHDNDQMPRIWTGKEDIRAINKTARISCLKLLSVVAAIRLEDYGDKIEIIILGAFAEPSKGPDTISNLQDPLATSHWEKIPASKTLITPVQCKSLWSQFQKETEYAVTQAITAQKANKQNSSWLPPPWAILALFVLGFNEIMTLLRNPLYLLFIFVGCLLLKALWVQLDLASEFQNGMLRGFLSLSAKLIPTILNLFRRLADEGQRPPIRG; translated from the exons ATGAATTCACTTTTAGCTATTTGTAATGATTCGTCGAACAACGAAGTATTACTTAATTTGATGCAAAACTACGCCGAGGTGCTGGATCGAGAAGCCGGTGAAG ACAAAGCTGCTGATTGTTGCTCGACGCACCTCATAGACGGGGATGGTACTTTTAATGCAGCTGGACTTGAAAACTTTATGAAAGAAGTAAAGCTCTCTGAATGTGGACTTTCTTATGCAATTGTTTCCATCATGGGCCCACAAAGTAGTG GGAAGAGCACACTTTTAAATCATCTGTTCTATACCAACTTCTTGGAAATGGATGCTTTTAAAGGAAG ATCGCAGACTACAAAAGGTATATGGATGGCAAGATGCACTGGTATCGAACCTTTCACTGTTGTCATGGATCTCGAGGGTACCGATGGAAGAGAACGAGGAGAG GATGATACTGCATTTGAAAAACAAAGTGCACTTTTTGCCCTTGCAGTTTCAGACATAGTGCTAATTAATAT GTGGTGTCATGATATTGGCCGTGAGCACGCAGCAAACAAACCTCTACTAAAAACCGTATTCCAG GTCATGACTCGTTTATTTAGTCCGCGCAAAACAACTTTGATTTTTGTCATCCGTGATAAAACAAGA ACGCCTTTGGAGAATTTAGAGCCTGTTTTGAGGGAAGATATACAGAAG ATTTGGGATTCAGTACCCAAGCCAGAAGCCCACAAGCAAACACCGCTAAGTGCATTTTTTAAT ATTGAAGTTGTCGCTCTTTCTAGTTATGAAGAAAAGGAAGAACAATTTAAAGAGCAG GTGGCTAACTTAAGAAAGCGATTTCAACATTCGATTGCACCTGGAGGGCTTGCGGGTGACCGACAGGGAGTTGTTCCAGCTTCGGGATTTACTTTCAGTGCCGGAcaaatttggaaagttattaaggagAATAGGGATCTTGACTTGCCTGCTCACAAA GTGATGGTGGCCACAGTACGATGTGAAGAAATTGCCAGTGAGAAGTACTCCGCCTTTGCAAAGAATAAG GACTGGTGTGAATTAGAGGATACCGTAAAGTCTCAACTTGTGCTTGACTTTGGAAAGAAAATCAGTTCGCTGCTTGACACATGCTTCGTCGG TTATGACCAAGAGGCTGCATTTTTTGAGGAAGGAGTTAGAAATTCGAAACGAAAAGAGTTGGAAGATAAATTATTACAA CTTGTCGAACCGGCGTACCAATCAACATTGCAACACATTAGGTCTGAGACACTTGAAAAGTTCATTAAAGCATTTGAAGATGCTTTGAATAAAGGACAAAAGTTTCAAGTAGCTGCCCAAGATTGTATGGTGTCATTAATGAAATCATTCGATGAACAATGCAAAG GTGTCATCATCAAGCAAGCTGATTGGGACTCGTCCAAAGTAAGGGCTAAATTTTCACAAGATATCGAGTCACATATTGCCAATGTTCGCAATGCCAAAATTTCTGATATAACTACTCAATATGAG TCGAAATTACAAGCGGCACTAAATGGACCGGTGGATGCTCTTATAGATGGGGCTGCCTCTGATACTTGGCCTGCAATCAGGAAACTTATTCAAAGAGAGACCAAAACTACTGTGTCTGAAGTTTCTGGTGCACTTTCGGGTTTCGAAATCGATGCAGACGCAAAGAAAAATATACTTTCAGGATTGGAGAATTATGCAATAGATGTAGTTGAAGGAAAGGCTAAAGAAGCAGCTGAAAAAGTTCTACTTCGCATGAAGGAAAG GTTTACAACCTTATTCAACCATGATAACGATCAAATGCCACGGATCTGGACCGGGAAGGAAGATATACGTGCAATAAATAAAACTGCTCGCATTTCA TGTTTAAAGTTGCTTTCTGTGGTGGCTGCAATTCGTTTAGAGGATTATGGTGATAAAATTGAGATTATAATACTCGGTGCTTTTGCCGAACCCAGCAAAGGCCCTGATACGATCTCCAACTTACAAGACCCTTTGGCTACAAGTCACTGGGAAAAG ATTCCAGCTTCGAAAACACTTATAACTCCTGTTCAATGTAAATCGTTGTGGAGCCAATTTCAAAAGGAGACAGAGTATGCCGTTACTCAAGCTATTACGGCACAG AAAGCTAACAAGCAAAATAGCAGCTGGCTACCGCCTCCATGGGCTATTCTTGCATTGTTTGTGCTTGGATTCAATGAAATAATGACTCTTTTGAG GAATCCTTTGTACCTGCTATTTATCTTTGTTGGCTGTCTGCTTCTAAAAGCCCTATGGGTTCAACTAGACCTAGCTTCCGAATTTCAAAATGGCATG CTTCGTGGATTTCTCTCGTTGTCAGCCAAGCTTATTCCAACAATCTTGAACCTCTTTAGAAGACTTGCAGACGAGGGCCAACGGCCACCAATCCGAGGATAA